The following are encoded together in the Odocoileus virginianus isolate 20LAN1187 ecotype Illinois chromosome 28, Ovbor_1.2, whole genome shotgun sequence genome:
- the CSRP3 gene encoding cysteine and glycine-rich protein 3 encodes MPNWGGGAKCGACEKTVYHAEEIQCNGRSFHKTCFHCMACRKALDSTTVAAHESEIYCKVCYGRRYGPKGIGYGQGAGCLSTDTGEHLGLQFQQSPKQARSATTSSNPSKFAKFGESEKCPRCGKSVYAAEKVMGGGKPWHKTCFRCAICGKSLESTNVTDKDGELYCKVCYAKNFGPTGIGFGGLTHQVEKKD; translated from the exons ATGCCTAACTGGGGTGGAGGAGCGAAATGCGGAGCCTGTGAGAAGACTGTCTACCACGCAGAGGAAATCCAGTGCAACGGGAGGAGTTTCCACAAGACCTGTTTCCACTGCA TGGCCTGCAGGAAGGCGCTGGACAGCACCACAGTGGCAGCTCACGAGTCAGAGATCTACTGTAAGGTCTGCTACGGGCGCAGGTATGGCCCCAAAGGGATCGGGTACGGACAAGGCGCTGGCTGCCTCAGCACGGACACAGGCGAACACCTGGGCCTCCAGTTCCAACA GTCCCCAAAGCAGGCACGTTCAGCCACCACCAGCAGCAACCCTTCCAAGTTCGCGAAGTTTGGAGAATCAGAGAAGTGCCCTCGATGCGGAAAGTCAGTCTACGCTGCTGAGAAGGTGATGGGAGGTGGTAAG CCTTGGCACAAGACCTGTTTTCGCTGCGCCATCTGTGGGAAGAGTCTAGAGTCCACAAACGTCACTGACAAAGATGGGGAACTTTACTGCAAAG TGTGCTATGCCAAAAACTTTGGCCCTACAGGTATTGGGTTTGGGGGCCTCACACACCAAGTGGAAAAGAAAGATTGA